A region from the Fundidesulfovibrio putealis DSM 16056 genome encodes:
- a CDS encoding efflux RND transporter permease subunit: MFSKFFIDRPVLSNVLAIVMMLLGAVSLFSLPVAQYPEITPPTVQVSASFPGASPEVLAETVAAPIEQQVNGVEKMLYMSSKSASDGSYNLTITFEVGTDLDIATMLVQNRVNIAIPSLPQQVQSQGLTVKKKSTAILLVISLTSPDGTFDDLFLSNYATLRIKDAIARLDGVGDLSIVGADDYGMRIWLDPGKLKSLSLSAQDVVNAVSQQNVQVASGQLGQAPTPPNQQFQLTVQTQGRLVTVEEFENIIVKSSFDQTGKVVRVKDLGRVELGAKTYTLFGEKNGQPAACIPIYLLPGANALNVAESVRAEIAKLSKDFPPGLVYSVPFDTTLFVNASIHDVYKTLFEAGVLVLIVIMVFLQNFRAMLVPATTVPVTILGAFVAMSGLGFSVNLITLFGIILSIGIVVDDAIIIVEGAAHHMELGKSPKDAAIAAMSELLGPIIGITLVLSAVFLPVAFLPGVTGQIYRQFALVIASTALISAINAATLKPTQCALWLKPQTGKKNAFFRGFNTVYERFEHGYERVVRFMVNHSKAAMLGYAGLIVLTMWLFTSLPTGFLPEEDQGYCIMSVQLPPAASQVRAREVNQKLNAMLKNTPGVSDWITFGGMSILDNANQSNMITTFVTYKDWSLRGKDETQAAILRHINGALMQIEDAMGFAFAPPAIQGLGQAGGFEMVVQDWGNLGPQALQDAIRNVIVAGRSQSGVAGLNTTFSASTPQVWADVNRTQALTYGVPIQDVFSTLQTYLGSSYINDFNLFGRTYQVRAQADTAYRLKSSDIMKLEVRNNQGNMVPLGALISAKDIVGPAILTRYNLFTGASVFGSAAPGFSSGEALTLMEQLSKANLPSSMGISWTNMAYQEKKVGNEAYFIFALAVLLVYLVLAAQYESWFLPTSVIMVVPLALLGTAMAVFIRGMDNNVYTQVGVVLLIALASKNAILIVEFARELRAEGHSIADAAVAAARLRFRPILMTSFAFILGVVPLLSANGAGAASQRAVGTAVFGGMLASTLLAVLVVPVFYVLVQGIIERFSPPEPGLAERAPDQPEK; this comes from the coding sequence ATGTTCTCAAAATTCTTCATTGACCGCCCGGTCCTCTCCAACGTCCTGGCCATCGTCATGATGCTCCTGGGCGCGGTGTCGCTGTTTTCGCTGCCCGTGGCCCAGTACCCGGAGATCACCCCGCCCACGGTGCAGGTGTCCGCATCGTTCCCCGGGGCCAGCCCCGAGGTGCTCGCCGAAACCGTTGCCGCTCCCATCGAGCAGCAGGTCAACGGCGTCGAAAAGATGCTCTACATGTCCTCCAAGTCCGCCAGCGACGGCAGCTACAACCTCACCATCACCTTCGAGGTGGGCACCGACCTGGACATCGCCACCATGCTGGTCCAGAACCGGGTGAACATCGCCATCCCGAGCCTGCCCCAGCAGGTGCAGAGCCAGGGCCTGACGGTCAAGAAGAAGTCCACGGCCATCCTGCTGGTCATCTCGCTGACCTCCCCGGACGGCACCTTCGACGACCTGTTCCTCTCCAACTACGCCACGCTTCGCATAAAAGACGCCATCGCCCGCCTGGACGGCGTAGGCGACCTCTCCATCGTTGGCGCGGACGACTACGGCATGCGCATCTGGCTGGACCCCGGCAAGCTGAAGTCCTTGAGCCTCTCGGCCCAGGACGTGGTGAACGCCGTGTCGCAGCAGAACGTCCAGGTGGCTTCGGGCCAGCTGGGGCAGGCCCCCACTCCGCCCAACCAGCAGTTCCAGCTGACGGTGCAGACCCAGGGCCGACTCGTCACGGTGGAGGAGTTCGAGAACATCATCGTCAAGAGCTCCTTCGACCAGACCGGCAAGGTGGTGCGCGTCAAGGACCTTGGCCGGGTGGAACTGGGCGCCAAGACCTACACCCTGTTCGGCGAGAAGAACGGCCAGCCTGCGGCCTGCATCCCCATCTATCTGCTGCCCGGAGCCAACGCCCTGAACGTGGCCGAGAGCGTGCGCGCGGAGATCGCCAAACTCTCCAAGGACTTCCCGCCGGGGCTCGTCTACTCCGTCCCCTTCGACACCACGCTGTTCGTCAACGCCTCCATCCACGACGTGTACAAGACCCTGTTCGAAGCAGGCGTGCTGGTGCTCATCGTCATCATGGTCTTCCTGCAGAACTTCCGGGCCATGCTGGTTCCGGCCACCACGGTGCCTGTGACCATACTGGGCGCGTTCGTGGCCATGTCCGGCCTCGGGTTCTCGGTGAACCTCATCACCCTGTTCGGCATCATCTTGTCCATCGGCATCGTGGTGGACGACGCGATCATCATCGTGGAAGGCGCGGCGCACCACATGGAACTGGGCAAATCGCCAAAGGACGCCGCCATCGCGGCCATGAGCGAACTGCTCGGGCCAATCATCGGCATCACCCTGGTGCTCTCGGCGGTGTTCCTGCCCGTGGCCTTCCTGCCGGGCGTGACAGGCCAGATCTACCGGCAGTTCGCCCTGGTCATCGCCTCCACGGCGCTCATCTCCGCCATCAACGCGGCCACCCTCAAGCCCACCCAGTGCGCCCTGTGGCTCAAACCCCAGACCGGAAAGAAGAACGCCTTCTTCCGGGGTTTCAACACAGTCTATGAGCGCTTCGAGCACGGATACGAGCGCGTGGTGCGCTTCATGGTGAACCACAGCAAGGCGGCCATGCTGGGCTACGCCGGTCTCATCGTCCTGACGATGTGGCTCTTCACCAGCCTGCCCACGGGCTTCCTGCCCGAGGAGGACCAGGGCTACTGCATCATGTCCGTGCAGCTTCCTCCCGCGGCCTCGCAGGTCAGGGCCAGGGAGGTGAACCAGAAGCTGAACGCCATGCTCAAGAACACCCCCGGCGTCTCGGACTGGATCACCTTCGGCGGCATGTCCATCCTGGACAACGCCAACCAGTCCAACATGATCACCACCTTCGTCACCTACAAGGACTGGAGCCTACGCGGCAAGGACGAGACCCAGGCGGCCATCCTGCGGCACATCAACGGCGCCCTCATGCAGATCGAGGACGCCATGGGCTTCGCCTTCGCGCCTCCGGCCATCCAGGGCCTCGGGCAGGCGGGCGGCTTCGAGATGGTGGTGCAGGACTGGGGCAACCTGGGACCGCAGGCCCTGCAGGACGCCATCCGCAACGTCATTGTGGCCGGGCGCAGCCAGAGCGGCGTGGCCGGGCTGAACACGACCTTCTCGGCCTCCACCCCGCAGGTGTGGGCCGACGTGAACCGCACCCAGGCCCTGACCTACGGCGTGCCCATCCAGGACGTGTTCTCCACGCTGCAAACCTACCTGGGATCGTCCTACATCAACGACTTCAACCTGTTCGGACGAACCTATCAGGTGCGCGCGCAGGCCGACACCGCGTACCGCCTGAAATCAAGCGACATCATGAAGCTGGAAGTGCGCAACAACCAGGGCAACATGGTGCCCTTGGGCGCGCTGATCTCGGCCAAGGACATCGTCGGTCCGGCCATCCTCACCCGCTACAACCTGTTCACCGGGGCCTCCGTGTTCGGCTCCGCCGCGCCGGGCTTCTCCTCCGGCGAGGCCCTGACCCTCATGGAGCAGCTCTCCAAGGCCAATCTGCCCTCCTCCATGGGCATCTCCTGGACCAACATGGCCTACCAGGAGAAGAAGGTGGGCAACGAGGCCTACTTCATCTTCGCCCTGGCCGTGCTGCTGGTTTATCTGGTGCTGGCCGCCCAATACGAGAGCTGGTTTTTGCCCACCTCGGTCATCATGGTGGTGCCCCTGGCCCTTTTGGGCACGGCCATGGCAGTGTTCATCCGGGGCATGGACAACAACGTCTACACCCAGGTGGGCGTGGTCCTGCTTATTGCGCTGGCCTCCAAGAACGCCATTCTGATCGTGGAATTCGCTCGCGAACTGCGAGCCGAGGGCCATTCCATCGCGGACGCGGCAGTGGCTGCGGCGAGGCTTCGCTTCAGGCCCATCCTCATGACCAGCTTCGCCTTCATCCTGGGCGTGGTGCCGCTGCTCTCCGCCAACGGCGCGGGTGCGGCCAGCCAGCGGGCTGTGGGCACAGCGGTGTTCGGCGGCATGCTGGCCTCCACCCTGCTGGCGGTGCTGGTGGTCCCGGTGTTCTACGTGCTGGTCCAGGGCATCATCGAGCGCTTCTCGCCGCCCGAACCGGGCCTCGCCGAGCGCGCGCCGGATCAGCCGGAAAAATAG
- a CDS encoding carbonic anhydrase — translation MKRVLTLSMMVVLVCAAMVWASGPAPSTTPELALERLQRGNERFVTSKTIHPNQDPLRRSITAKEGQKPFATILGCADSRVPLEVVFDTGVGDLFVVRVAGNVTYFDQAGTIEYGADHLGSNLLVVLGHTKCGAVNAVIAGGEAHGNIPALVANIVPPVTKVKAENPGLTGEALANKAIEANTWQSIEDLFKQSPMIRNMVKSKAVKVVGAIYDLESGKVNWMGEHPKQAELVELTGGAK, via the coding sequence ATGAAACGTGTCCTGACTCTGTCCATGATGGTCGTTCTTGTCTGCGCGGCCATGGTATGGGCCTCCGGCCCGGCCCCGAGCACGACCCCCGAACTGGCCCTTGAGCGTCTGCAGCGCGGCAACGAACGCTTCGTGACGTCCAAGACCATCCATCCCAATCAGGATCCGCTGCGTCGCTCGATCACCGCCAAGGAAGGCCAGAAGCCTTTCGCCACCATCCTGGGCTGCGCGGACAGCCGCGTGCCTCTGGAAGTGGTCTTTGACACGGGCGTCGGCGACCTCTTCGTGGTGCGCGTGGCCGGAAACGTGACCTATTTCGACCAGGCCGGAACCATCGAATACGGCGCCGACCACCTGGGCTCCAACCTGCTGGTGGTCCTCGGCCATACCAAATGCGGCGCGGTGAACGCGGTGATCGCCGGAGGCGAGGCCCACGGCAACATCCCAGCGCTGGTGGCCAACATCGTGCCCCCGGTCACCAAGGTCAAGGCCGAGAACCCCGGCCTGACCGGCGAGGCCCTGGCCAACAAGGCCATCGAGGCCAACACCTGGCAGTCCATTGAGGACCTGTTCAAGCAGAGCCCCATGATCCGCAACATGGTGAAGTCCAAGGCCGTCAAGGTCGTGGGCGCCATTTATGACCTCGAATCCGGCAAGGTGAACTGGATGGGCGAACATCCCAAGCAGGCGGAGCTGGTGGAACTCACCGGCGGAGCCAAGTAG
- a CDS encoding bifunctional nucleoside/nucleotide kinase/histidine phosphatase family protein, with the protein MDKRKLVIAMVGLPASGKSTVSSKLRQCLGAEGVAVEVFNNGDVRREVCRDSDTTCSDFYAPEYEQGVAIREKIARINLERAATYLSGKGDVAVLDATNVSRKRRQTIKESLRDYPVFFVECVNPDPELVEASISRKAAMPDFAHMTREAAQESFRERIRYYERIYQPLGDEENFVVLDTLHNRIERERVQGVLPHYRILRDLLVSDWVRNLYVVRHGETAFNLEMRIGGDSELTARGLVQAQSLAWHFRETPLPYVFTSTKKRTQQMASMICDGRTDCRVIQLAEFDEIDAGVCEGMTYDRIAQDMPQVHEARTRDKYNYVYPGGEGYGTLKERVERGVKKALYLSGNAEHILIVGHQAVNRMILSHFLYRRTEDVPYIYIPQDRYFHIVSTHSRKVFELVKFMG; encoded by the coding sequence ATGGACAAGAGAAAACTCGTCATCGCCATGGTGGGGTTGCCCGCGTCGGGCAAGTCGACGGTCTCCTCCAAGCTCAGGCAGTGCCTGGGCGCGGAGGGCGTGGCGGTGGAAGTTTTCAACAACGGCGACGTGCGCCGCGAGGTCTGCCGGGACAGCGACACCACCTGTTCCGATTTCTACGCTCCCGAGTACGAGCAGGGGGTGGCCATCCGTGAGAAGATCGCGCGCATCAACCTGGAGCGGGCGGCCACGTATCTTTCCGGCAAGGGCGACGTGGCCGTGCTGGACGCCACCAACGTCTCGCGCAAGCGTCGCCAGACCATAAAGGAAAGCCTGCGCGATTATCCGGTCTTCTTCGTGGAGTGCGTCAATCCGGACCCGGAGCTGGTGGAAGCCAGCATCAGCCGCAAGGCCGCCATGCCGGACTTCGCGCACATGACCCGCGAGGCCGCACAAGAGAGCTTCCGGGAGCGTATCCGCTACTACGAGCGCATCTACCAGCCGCTTGGAGACGAAGAGAACTTCGTGGTGCTGGATACGCTGCACAACCGCATCGAGCGCGAGCGCGTGCAGGGCGTGCTGCCGCACTACCGAATCCTGCGGGATCTGCTGGTGTCGGACTGGGTGCGCAACCTCTACGTGGTGCGCCACGGCGAGACGGCCTTCAACCTGGAGATGCGCATCGGCGGCGACTCGGAGCTCACGGCGCGCGGGCTGGTTCAGGCCCAGTCCCTGGCCTGGCATTTCCGCGAGACGCCGCTGCCTTACGTGTTCACCAGCACCAAAAAACGCACCCAGCAGATGGCCTCCATGATCTGCGACGGGCGCACCGACTGCCGCGTGATCCAGCTGGCCGAGTTCGATGAGATCGACGCGGGCGTCTGCGAAGGCATGACCTACGACCGCATCGCCCAGGACATGCCCCAGGTGCACGAAGCCCGCACCCGCGACAAGTATAATTACGTCTATCCCGGAGGCGAAGGCTACGGCACCCTCAAGGAGCGCGTGGAGCGGGGCGTCAAGAAGGCCCTGTACCTTTCCGGCAACGCCGAGCATATCCTCATCGTGGGCCATCAGGCCGTCAACCGGATGATCCTCTCACACTTCCTGTACCGGCGCACCGAGGATGTCCCGTACATCTACATCCCCCAGGACCGCTATTTCCACATTGTTTCCACGCATTCACGCAAAGTTTTCGAGCTGGTCAAATTCATGGGTTGA
- the epsC gene encoding serine O-acetyltransferase EpsC — MKHERHVLASLSPERDVIEDVVGKLCAPSSYQAFACRKLTDSPMPSIEALTEVVERLKAVLFPGYYGDSEVTPDTLAYHTGAHLDVVFRKLADQVKRGFCFVCLGENRACTGCEDQAMDKATAFLRSVPGIREKLVLDVQAAFDGDPAAKSPGETIFSYPSITALIHQRIAHELHKLGVDIIPRIITEMAHARTGIDIHPGAQIGKGFFIDHGTGVVIGETCIIGDNVRLYQGVTLGAKSFPKDANGNPVKGLARHPIVEDDVTIYSGATVLGRITVGKGAVIGANVWVTSDVAAGAKVLKANPAENGG, encoded by the coding sequence GTGAAGCACGAACGCCATGTGCTGGCCAGTCTGAGCCCTGAACGGGACGTAATCGAGGATGTTGTGGGCAAGCTGTGCGCGCCCTCGTCGTATCAGGCGTTCGCCTGCCGCAAGCTCACGGATTCGCCCATGCCGTCCATCGAGGCGCTCACCGAAGTGGTGGAGCGGCTGAAGGCCGTCCTTTTTCCGGGCTACTACGGCGATTCGGAAGTGACGCCGGACACGCTGGCCTACCACACCGGGGCGCACCTGGACGTGGTGTTCCGCAAGCTGGCCGACCAGGTCAAGCGCGGCTTCTGCTTCGTGTGCCTGGGCGAGAACCGCGCCTGCACCGGATGCGAGGACCAGGCCATGGACAAGGCCACGGCCTTCCTGCGCTCCGTGCCCGGAATCCGCGAGAAGCTGGTGCTGGACGTGCAGGCCGCCTTCGACGGCGACCCGGCGGCCAAAAGCCCCGGCGAGACCATCTTTTCGTACCCGAGCATAACGGCGCTGATCCACCAGCGCATCGCGCATGAGCTGCACAAGCTCGGGGTGGACATCATCCCGCGCATAATAACGGAGATGGCCCACGCCCGCACCGGCATAGACATCCACCCCGGCGCGCAGATCGGCAAAGGGTTCTTCATCGACCACGGCACCGGCGTGGTGATCGGCGAGACCTGCATCATCGGCGATAACGTGCGCCTCTACCAGGGCGTGACGCTCGGGGCCAAGAGCTTCCCCAAGGACGCCAACGGCAACCCGGTGAAGGGTCTGGCCCGCCATCCCATCGTGGAGGACGACGTGACCATCTATTCCGGGGCCACGGTGCTGGGCCGCATCACAGTGGGCAAGGGCGCGGTGATCGGCGCGAACGTGTGGGTGACGTCTGACGTGGCTGCCGGGGCCAAGGTGCTCAAGGCCAACCCTGCGGAAAACGGCGGATAG
- the cysK gene encoding cysteine synthase A, with translation MKIASNMLELVGGTPLVRLNRIGAGLDVQLVAKLESANPCFSVKDRIAGNMILDAERRGLVDHDTVIVEPTSGNTGIGLAFVCAVRGYKLVLTMPESMSIERRTLLKGFGAQLVLTEASKGMRGAIEKARELVAELPKAFMPMQFANPANPEAHRLTTAEEIWHDTDGKVDIFVAGVGTGGTLTGVAQVLKGRKPELKAVAVEPDASPVLSGGEAGPHMIQGIGAGFVPEVLEVDLIDEVFRVTNDQAIGMARRMLQEEGILCGISSGAICHAAVELGRRPENKGKMIVFIVCDTGERYLSTALFTGMEETK, from the coding sequence ATGAAAATAGCTTCCAACATGCTGGAACTGGTGGGCGGCACGCCCCTGGTACGGCTGAATCGTATAGGCGCTGGTCTGGATGTGCAGCTGGTGGCCAAGCTGGAGTCCGCCAACCCGTGTTTCTCGGTGAAGGACCGCATCGCGGGCAACATGATCCTGGACGCGGAGCGCCGGGGGCTCGTGGACCACGACACGGTTATCGTGGAGCCCACCAGCGGCAACACGGGAATCGGCCTGGCCTTCGTGTGCGCGGTGCGCGGCTACAAGCTGGTGCTGACCATGCCCGAGTCCATGAGCATCGAGCGGCGCACGCTGCTCAAGGGGTTTGGCGCGCAGCTGGTGCTGACGGAGGCTTCAAAGGGCATGAGGGGCGCCATCGAGAAGGCCCGTGAGCTGGTGGCGGAGCTGCCCAAGGCCTTCATGCCCATGCAGTTCGCCAACCCGGCCAACCCGGAGGCCCACCGCCTGACCACGGCCGAGGAGATCTGGCACGACACCGACGGCAAGGTGGATATTTTCGTGGCTGGCGTGGGCACGGGCGGCACGCTCACCGGCGTGGCCCAGGTGCTCAAGGGCAGGAAGCCGGAGCTCAAGGCAGTGGCCGTGGAGCCGGACGCCTCGCCCGTGCTGTCCGGCGGCGAGGCAGGCCCGCACATGATCCAGGGCATCGGCGCGGGCTTCGTGCCCGAGGTGCTCGAGGTGGACCTGATCGACGAGGTGTTCCGCGTCACCAACGATCAGGCCATTGGAATGGCCCGGCGCATGCTGCAAGAGGAGGGCATCCTGTGCGGCATCTCCTCGGGAGCCATCTGCCACGCGGCGGTGGAGCTGGGCAGGCGACCTGAAAACAAGGGAAAAATGATCGTATTCATTGTGTGCGACACGGGCGAGCGCTATCTGAGCACCGCCCTGTTTACAGGCATGGAGGAAACGAAGTGA
- a CDS encoding DUF1835 domain-containing protein — translation MLHITCGDFAADELRRAGVADAALPWRDVLHEGPVPSDVTGREMREIRADFIASCGWGAYGDVLESLDERDRLLEESGEQGAALWFEADLYDQLQLLEVLSRLYGLGTAPERVQLFGGAGFSGLGADDLRAGLAPVSAQTMRSAHEAWVAFCSPDPSGLARVAAKGVAGLPFAGQALGRLLEEYPGMRDGLSRLERTMLQAASSGAVSGAELFKAVSRQEERPFFGDWPCWLVASRLMSGPEPLLAGGEGTFPERTVRLTSAGERTLNGQSDWMRAGGQGRWIGGVRLDGSHDWRYVPDSETLTRLDGPGVIE, via the coding sequence ATGCTGCACATAACCTGCGGCGACTTCGCGGCGGATGAACTCAGGCGTGCGGGTGTGGCGGATGCAGCGCTGCCCTGGCGGGACGTGCTGCACGAAGGCCCGGTGCCCTCGGACGTCACCGGGCGCGAGATGCGCGAGATTAGGGCGGACTTCATCGCCTCCTGCGGCTGGGGAGCTTACGGCGACGTGCTTGAGTCGCTGGACGAGCGCGACCGCCTGCTTGAGGAATCGGGGGAACAGGGTGCTGCGCTGTGGTTCGAGGCAGACCTGTACGACCAGTTGCAGCTGCTGGAGGTGCTGTCGAGGCTTTATGGACTCGGCACTGCGCCTGAGCGTGTACAGCTGTTCGGTGGCGCGGGGTTTTCCGGACTTGGCGCGGACGACCTGCGTGCGGGGCTTGCGCCCGTAAGCGCCCAAACCATGCGTTCGGCGCACGAGGCGTGGGTGGCTTTCTGCTCGCCCGATCCGTCCGGTCTTGCGCGTGTCGCGGCCAAGGGTGTCGCGGGTCTGCCCTTCGCCGGACAGGCCCTGGGCAGGCTCCTTGAGGAATATCCGGGAATGCGAGACGGCTTGTCGCGCCTGGAGCGGACCATGCTCCAGGCGGCCTCGTCCGGGGCCGTGAGCGGTGCGGAACTGTTCAAGGCGGTGTCCCGGCAGGAGGAGCGCCCCTTCTTCGGCGACTGGCCGTGCTGGCTGGTGGCTTCGCGGCTCATGTCCGGCCCCGAGCCGCTGCTTGCAGGGGGCGAAGGAACTTTTCCGGAGCGGACCGTCCGGCTGACCAGCGCCGGCGAGAGAACGCTGAACGGTCAATCGGATTGGATGCGCGCTGGCGGCCAAGGGCGTTGGATAGGCGGCGTCCGTCTTGATGGCTCTCACGACTGGCGCTACGTACCCGACAGTGAAACGCTGACCCGGCTGGACGGGCCTGGAGTGATAGAATGA
- a CDS encoding DUF1847 domain-containing protein encodes MATPDHPTCAACPYDWSVRFCRTGKGKAPANCPSIRLRDVSERATEATLSDENLEFARQASVQESEGYGGRDQGYAAVRPMKPRIVEIVEFARRMGYKRLGLAFCIGLRKEAAVVQEIFETNGFDTVSVACKAGAVPKSDLGLMACDQVDPGATHESMCNPVFQAEALNASDVDFNVLLGLCVGHDSLVLKYAQAPCTVLAVKDRVLGHNPLAAVQQYDGYYRYLKKTLE; translated from the coding sequence ATGGCCACTCCAGACCATCCCACCTGCGCCGCATGCCCCTACGACTGGAGCGTCCGTTTCTGCCGCACCGGCAAAGGCAAGGCCCCTGCCAACTGCCCATCCATCCGGCTGCGGGACGTGTCCGAGCGCGCCACCGAGGCGACGCTTTCCGACGAGAACCTGGAGTTCGCCCGGCAGGCTTCCGTGCAGGAATCCGAGGGCTACGGCGGGCGCGACCAGGGCTACGCAGCGGTCAGGCCCATGAAGCCCCGCATCGTGGAGATCGTGGAGTTTGCGCGGCGCATGGGGTACAAGCGCCTTGGGCTGGCCTTTTGCATCGGCCTTCGCAAGGAGGCCGCCGTTGTCCAGGAGATTTTCGAGACCAACGGCTTCGACACGGTGTCCGTGGCCTGCAAGGCCGGGGCCGTGCCCAAGTCGGACCTGGGGCTTATGGCCTGCGACCAGGTGGACCCCGGCGCAACGCACGAGTCCATGTGCAACCCGGTGTTCCAGGCCGAGGCCCTGAATGCCTCGGACGTGGATTTCAACGTGCTGCTGGGGCTGTGCGTGGGGCATGACTCGCTGGTGCTGAAATACGCCCAGGCCCCGTGCACCGTGCTGGCCGTGAAGGACCGCGTGTTGGGGCACAACCCCCTGGCCGCCGTGCAGCAGTACGACGGCTATTATCGCTACCTGAAAAAGACTCTGGAATAG
- the nifS gene encoding cysteine desulfurase NifS, with protein MPVIYMDNNATTKVDPAVLEEMLPYFSEQYGNPSSMHMFGGMVGRKISEARERVAASFGCQPGEIIFNACGTEGDNTAIRSALASQPDKRHIITTRVEHPAVLNLVKHLERKGYEATYLGVDEQGRLDLDELRDAIRHDTALISVMFANNETGVIFPIKEIAEIAKERGVLMHTDAVQVLGKVPFDLKDIPVDFLAVSGHKVHAPKGVGAMFVRKGVQFRPFMMGGHQEHGRRAGTENTTGIIGLGKACELAMGNVAHENTVVRALRDKLEKKLIEAVPDTRINGVVDSRLPNTTSLAFQFVEGESILLMLDAFGVCASSGSACTSGSLEPSHVLRAMGVPFTYAHGSIRFSLSRFNTEADVDLVVAELPKIIHRLREISPFKRTEGEAPACTC; from the coding sequence ATGCCCGTCATCTACATGGACAACAACGCCACCACCAAAGTGGACCCGGCGGTGCTTGAGGAGATGCTGCCCTACTTCTCCGAGCAGTACGGCAACCCCTCCAGCATGCACATGTTCGGCGGCATGGTGGGGCGCAAGATCAGCGAAGCGCGCGAGCGCGTGGCCGCCTCATTCGGCTGCCAGCCCGGCGAGATCATCTTCAACGCCTGCGGCACCGAGGGCGACAACACCGCTATCCGCTCGGCCCTGGCCTCGCAGCCGGACAAACGCCACATCATCACCACCCGCGTGGAGCATCCGGCCGTCTTGAACCTCGTCAAGCACCTGGAGCGCAAAGGCTACGAGGCCACCTACCTCGGCGTGGACGAGCAGGGACGCCTGGACCTGGACGAACTGCGCGACGCCATCCGCCACGACACCGCGCTCATCTCCGTGATGTTCGCCAACAACGAGACCGGCGTCATCTTCCCCATCAAGGAGATCGCCGAGATCGCCAAGGAGCGCGGCGTACTCATGCACACCGACGCCGTGCAGGTGCTGGGCAAGGTCCCCTTCGACCTGAAGGACATCCCCGTGGACTTCCTGGCCGTGTCCGGCCACAAGGTCCACGCCCCCAAGGGCGTCGGGGCCATGTTCGTGCGCAAGGGCGTGCAGTTCCGCCCCTTCATGATGGGCGGGCACCAGGAGCACGGACGCCGCGCCGGAACCGAGAACACCACCGGCATCATCGGCCTGGGCAAAGCCTGCGAGCTGGCCATGGGCAACGTGGCCCACGAGAACACCGTGGTGCGGGCGCTGCGCGACAAGCTGGAAAAGAAGCTGATCGAGGCCGTGCCCGACACGCGCATCAACGGCGTGGTGGATTCGCGCCTGCCCAACACCACCAGTCTGGCCTTCCAGTTCGTGGAGGGCGAATCGATCCTGCTGATGCTGGACGCCTTCGGGGTCTGCGCCAGCTCCGGCTCGGCCTGCACCTCCGGGTCGCTGGAACCGTCGCACGTGCTGCGCGCCATGGGCGTGCCGTTCACCTACGCGCACGGCTCCATCCGGTTCAGCCTGTCGCGCTTCAACACCGAGGCCGACGTCGATCTGGTGGTGGCCGAGCTGCCCAAGATCATCCATCGCCTCAGGGAGATTTCGCCCTTCAAGAGGACCGAAGGCGAAGCTCCGGCGTGTACTTGTTAA
- the nifU gene encoding Fe-S cluster assembly protein NifU: MWEYTDKVREHFINPKNVGEIADASCVGEVGSLACGDALKLYLKVDENDRIVDAKFQTFGCASAIASSSALTEMIKGKTVDEAMDVSNQDIAEFLGGLPKEKMHCSVMGKEALEAAVANLRGLPMAPHEEGEIVCECFGVTDTTIRKAIAENNLKTVEEITDFTKAGGGCGKCLDKLADLLAESKGVLKPLQPVAPARPAGLTNLQRMKLISKIIDEEISPSLQKDGGNIELVDVDGKTVLVQLRGACSSCKSSQLTLKQFVEKRLRDAVDPDLVVEEVR, encoded by the coding sequence ATGTGGGAATATACCGATAAAGTGCGCGAGCACTTCATAAACCCCAAGAATGTCGGGGAAATAGCTGATGCATCCTGCGTGGGCGAGGTGGGCTCGCTGGCCTGCGGCGACGCGCTGAAGCTCTACCTGAAAGTCGACGAGAACGACCGCATCGTGGACGCCAAGTTCCAGACCTTCGGCTGCGCCAGCGCCATCGCGTCCTCCTCCGCCCTGACCGAGATGATCAAAGGCAAGACCGTGGACGAGGCCATGGACGTCTCCAACCAGGACATCGCCGAATTCCTGGGCGGCCTGCCCAAGGAAAAGATGCACTGCTCCGTGATGGGCAAGGAGGCCCTGGAGGCCGCCGTGGCCAACCTGCGCGGCCTGCCCATGGCTCCGCACGAGGAAGGCGAGATCGTCTGCGAATGCTTCGGCGTGACAGACACCACCATCCGCAAGGCCATCGCCGAGAACAACCTGAAGACCGTCGAGGAGATCACCGATTTCACCAAGGCGGGCGGCGGCTGCGGCAAGTGCCTGGACAAGCTGGCGGATCTGCTGGCCGAGTCCAAGGGCGTGCTGAAACCCTTGCAACCGGTCGCGCCCGCGCGTCCCGCAGGACTCACCAACCTGCAGCGCATGAAGCTCATCTCCAAGATCATCGACGAGGAGATAAGCCCCAGCCTGCAAAAGGACGGCGGCAACATCGAACTGGTGGACGTGGACGGCAAGACCGTGCTGGTGCAGCTGCGCGGGGCGTGCTCCTCGTGCAAGTCCAGCCAGCTGACGCTCAAGCAGTTCGTGGAAAAGCGCCTGCGCGACGCCGTGGACCCCGATCTGGTTGTGGAGGAGGTGCGCTAG